One stretch of Anolis carolinensis isolate JA03-04 chromosome 3, rAnoCar3.1.pri, whole genome shotgun sequence DNA includes these proteins:
- the LOC103281254 gene encoding ubiquilin-1-like: MMVESQKVPDLGVSSEPQVVRMLMKTPWQMEEFMVHKAMSVRELKAHVARHFAASSPDQVELVYAGKVLKDHKTLGQYAIQLDDGALVHVVIRSQRGGPPTPRAPSSAFTQDCLRELTASLGSNTAKFEAFQSRLMSQPEVMLQLLENPFIQSKLSSPDLMKELVTNSPQEVQQAMQWSPETRHFLTSPEGLRLVVELAKHPAALREILRPNPPPAGPPGSLPGGQNNNSSGGSLHGTFSEVQGFMPRRPTPCNGNHDEKPNRMRERLSPRNPWPPKAASGGNDHSRGESHGITRGEAGPLVKSLLHQIIKHLLQNMVSSPSRMATSGQAARSAAGSRASREQGASHVPALLQQIQSMDLLLANWSPKEIQGLLDIQQRLQALATDELPATERRGRSERPARRAHSITSLCDRVALPDPHSTGQQDFSTAQRILQTLVGSGVPTGPRPTGHQRGSSAQPSAKQKRTYKL, translated from the coding sequence ATGATGGTGGAAAGCCAGAAGGTGCCGGACCTAGGGGTCTCCTCGGAGCCACAGGTGGTCCGGATGCTCATGAAGACCCCCTGGCAAATGGAGGAGTTCATGGTCCACAAGGCCATGTCCGTCCGGGAGCTCAAGGCACATGTTGCCCGGCATTTTGCCGCCTCTTCGCCAGACCAAGTGGAGTTGGTCTATGCTGGGAAAGTCCTGAAGGACCACAAAACCTTGGGCCAGTATGCCATCCAGTTGGACGACGGGGCCCTCGTCCACGTGGTCATCCGGTCCCAGCGGGGAGGGCCTCCAACGCCACGGGCCCCCAGCAGCGCCTTTACCCAAGACTGCCTCCGTGAACTGACCGCCAGCCTAGGCTCGAACACGGCCAAGTTCGAGGCCTTCCAGAGCCGGCTGATGTCCCAACCAGAAGTCATGCTGCAGCtgctggagaaccccttcatccagaGCAAGCTTTCCAGCCCGGACCTGATGAAAGAGCTGGTCACCAACAGCCCACAAGAAGTGCAGCAGGCCATGCAGTGGTCTCCCGAGACCAGACACTTCTTGACCTCTCCAGAGGGATTGCGGCTGGTGGTGGAGCTGGCCAAGCACCCGGCCGCATTGAGGGAGATCCTTCGGCCAAATCCTCCACCCGCCGGACCCCCAGGAAGCCTCCCtggtggacaaaacaacaacagcagtggTGGCAGCCTCCACGGGACCTTCTCTGAGGTCCAAGGATTCATGCCCAGAAGGCCAACCCCATGCAATGGCAACCATGATGAAAAGCCCAACCGGATGAGGGAGCGTCTCTCACCCCGCAACCCTTGGCCTCCGAAGGCAGCTTCAGGGGGCAACGACCACAGCAGAGGAGAGAGCCATGGCATCACAAGAGGAGAGGCTGGGCCACTAGTGAAGAGCCTGCTCCACCAGATCATCAAGCATCTCCTGCAGAACATGGTGAGCAGCCCTTCCAGGATGGCCACCAGTGGTCAAGCAGCCAGGAGTGCCGCTGGGTCCAGGGCCTCCCGGGAACAAGGAGCATCGCACGTCCCGGCCCTCTTGCAGCAGATCCAGAGCATGGACCTCCTCCTGGCCAACTGGAGCCCCAAAGAGATCCAGGGCCTGCTCGACATTCAGCAGCGGCTGCAAGCCCTGGCTACAGATGAGCTGCCGGCCACGGAGAGGAGAGGACGATCCGAGCGTCCAGCACGGAGGGCCCACTCCATCACATCTCTCTGCGACCGGGTCGCACTGCCAGACCCTCATAGTACCGGACAGCAGGACTTCTCCACTGCCCAGCGGATCCTGCAGACCTTAGTTGGGTCTGGTGTCCCCACTGGCCCAAGGCCCACTGGACACCAAAGGGGTTCCTCGGCCCAACCGTCGGCCAAGCAAAAGCGAACCTACAAGCTCTGA
- the LOC134297305 gene encoding ubiquilin-1-like, with protein sequence MSEGKKGPAGPRLVKVTVKTLKRKEPFEVPEGTLVREFKALIAERFKTPAEQLSLIFAGEILRDQDTLAQHRIGDGAKVHLFIKAQRRLPPPSSAPAPGPFLPALFLSQDSDPNDVLDLLEWSQRPEELMASCQDLVTRTMEEMLLQIMGLEDLEVLSANPLVLGFLLGVTGMNILGLDAAEVSELVEEAAAQEQEAARQELLSEVMQHPFVQNLFGDAERVRQMILSVPQVRQLAEQNPEIGHILNDADFLREMIDVATSPAVMDEIIRNHDRALSNLESIPGGYNALQQLYNDIEAPMLNALQGSGNGIGNNGGAPESKPSPEGGGPLPRTENREPLPNPWALQSNSSGDHGFNGDGADTLWSPGCVHIALSSRVGVNLTKSENIQNMVQQLTDNPAFMQSMVNALSQPDGPTQAFLADGKGSPPPPQGWAQLLPPKLAQTECGALLSNPRAVQALLQLQMSLLALRREAPDFILALVDPDADPESMEDSDGGEESPSSDVASLISADESLEMESEGSREGRGRGRKRGRQEEEDDDEEDEGDEEDAMEQQSPLAPLYQAQLEQLRGMGFLDKEQNLRALLDSGGDLAAAVEKLTNSRGP encoded by the coding sequence ATGTCTGAGGGCAAGAAGGGCCCCGCCGGCCCCCGGCTGGTCAAGGTGACCGTCAAGACCCTCAAGCGCAAAGAGCCCTTCGAGGTTCCCGAAGGGACGCTGGTCCGCGAGTTCAAGGCCCTGATCGCTGAGCGGTTCAAAACGCCGGCCGAACAGCTCTCCCTCATCTTTGCAGGTGAGATCCTGAGGGACCAGGACACACTGGCCCAGCACCGGATCGGGGATGGCGCCAAGGTCCACCTCTTCATCAAGGCCCAGCGGAGGCTTCCGCCCCCCTCCTCTGCCCCGGCACCCGGCCCCTTCCTCCCGGCACTCTTCCTCTCCCAGGACAGCGACCCCAACGACGTGCTGGACCTCCTGGAATGGTCCCAGCGGCCGGAAGAGCTGATGGCCTCCTGCCAGGACCTGGTCACCCGCACCATGGAGGAGATGTTGCTCCAGATCATGGGCCTCGAGGACCTGGAGGTCCTGAGTGCCAACCCACTGGTCCTGGGCTTCCTGCTGGGAGTAACTGGCATGAACATCTTGGGCCTGGACGCGGCTGAGGTCTCGGAACTGGTGGAGGAGGCGGCAGCACAGGAGCAGGAGGCCGCCCGGCAGGAGCTCCTCTCTGAGGTGATGCAGCACCCCTTTGTCCAGAACCTCTTCGGCGATGCAGAACGAGTCCGGCAGATGATCCTCTCTGTCCCACAAGTCCGGCAGCTAGCCGAGCAGAACCCGGAGATCGGGCACATCCTCAACGACGCTGACTTTCTGCGGGAGATGATCGACGTGGCCACCAGCCCTGCTGTGATGGACGAGATCATCCGCAACCACGACCGGGCTCTCAGCAACCTGGAGAGCATTCCCGGTGGGTACAACGCCCTGCAGCAGCTCTACAACGACATCGAAGCCCCCATGCTCAACGCCCTCCAGGGCAGCGGCAATGGCATCGGTAACAATGGCGGGGCTCCGGAAAGCAAGCCCAGCCCCGAGGGGGGCGGGCCCCTGCCTCGAACAGAGAACCGGGAGCCCCTGCCCAACCCTTGGGCACTGCAGTCCAACAGCAGCGGGGACCACGGCTTCAACGGCGACGGGGCCGACACCCTCTGGTCGCCCGGCTGTGTCCACATCGCCCTCAGCTCCCGAGTCGGGGTGAACCTGACCAAGTCAGAGAACATCCAGAACATGGTGCAGCAGCTGACCGACAACCCGGCCTTCATGCAGAGCATGGTCAACGCGCTCTCCCAGCCGGACGGGCCCACCCAGGCCTTCCTGGCCGACGGCAAGGGCAGTCCTCCTCCTCCGCAGGGCTGGGCCCAACTGCTGCCCCCCAAATTGGCTCAAACTGAATGCGGTGCACTGCTGAGCAACCCCAGGGCGGTCCAGGCCCTGCTGCAGCTGCAGATGAGCCTGCTGGCCCTGCGGAGGGAGGCGCCGGACTTCATCCTGGCCTTGGTGGACCCAGACGCGGACCCTGAGAGCATGGAGGACTCGGACGGAGGGGAGGAGAGCCCCTCCTCGGATGTCGCCAGCCTGATCTCGGCCGACGAAAGCCTGGAGATGGAAAGCGAAGGGTCCAGAGAaggcagaggaagaggaaggaaacgaggacggcaggaggaggaggacgacgacgAGGAAGACGAAGGCGACGAGGAAGACGCGATGGAGCAGCAGAGCCCCCTGGCCCCCTTGTACCAGGCCCAGCtggagcagctgcgggggatggGCTTCCTCGACAAGGAACAGAACCTGCGCGCGCTCCTTGACTCCGGGGGAGACCTGGCGGCCGCCGTGGAGAAGCTGACCAACTCCCGGGGCCCCTAG
- the rps11 gene encoding small ribosomal subunit protein uS17, with amino-acid sequence MADTQTERAYQKQPTIFQNKKRVLLGDTGKEKLPRYYKNIGLGFKTPKEAIEGTYIDKKCPFTGNVSIRGRILSGVVTKMKMQRTIVIRRDYLHYIRKYNRFEKRHKNMSVHLSPCFRDVQIGDIVTVGECRPLSKTVRFNVLKVTKAAGTKKQFQKF; translated from the exons ATGGCGGACACGCAG ACAGAGAGGGCTTACCAGAAGCAGCCCACCATCTTCCAGAACAAGAAGCGGGTGCTTCTGGGAGACACTGGCAAAGAGAAGCTCCCTCGCTATTACAAGAACATCGGCCTGGGCTTCAAGACCCCCAAGGAG GCCATCGAAGGCACCTACATTGATAAGAAATGCCCTTTCACGGGTAACGTCTCGATCCGAGGCCGTATCCTCTCAG GAGTGGTCACCAAGATGAAGATGCAGCGCACCATCGTCATCCGCAGGGACTACTTGCACTACATCCGCAAGTACAACCGCTTTGAGAAGCGCCACAAGAATATGTCGGTGCACCTGTCCCCTTGTTTCAG ggatGTCCAGATCGGGGACATTGTGACGGTGGGCGAGTGTCGCCCACTCAGCAAGACGGTCCGCTTCAACGTGCTGAAGGTGACCAAAGCCGCCGGCACCAAGAAGCAGTTCCAGAAGttctga
- the LOC103281253 gene encoding ubiquilin-3, with the protein MPAPAPSHPPPPAAPPAAWRVMEPLVKDQEDGPPVSCPPVITSNPSFICVTVKSPQTSARFVLPEVTTIQQFKEDIAKRFGCESNQLVLVFFGRILRDQDTLRKCGVGDGMTVHLVIRKGDPEVAARELPYGLRAPECTPVSPSPSFSPSSQEAWCQTEEKAPSEWPLVPTSEMIVQKVRQVILANPEVQRLAQQVPAIRHILNNMGIMRIILNKMKEIVDMAKGHEAAAPPPPDPKGPDQALVSLPRNIPGGDNPLRRLNSEIQEPAPNAALDPFAVSSTYSTMVRDARPEPSGLRGHRASIEEPLRPLGFSQSATSVCTNASDDAVSLFNTFSSPLGHGLPTPSPVGPPPGFGPYSTDSLHPPDPAEIPLMIVHLCNAYTKRMMFSLMQDALLASEGARGADPEHVRQQELHFSQQMQSPEMVAAMSNPKAIQAWVQMEQGLQALLAEAPVLIPWFLLRLKGLGYSTGREPWANDPRSQTTATME; encoded by the coding sequence ATGCCAGCCCCGGCACCCTCTCACCcccctcctcctgctgctcctcCCGCTGCTTGGCGCGTCATGGAGCCTCTAGTCAAGGACCAAGAAGACGGCCCCCCGGTGTCCTGCCCGCCAGTCATCACCTCCAACCCCAGCTTCATCTGCGTGACGGTCAAGTCCCCACAGACCAGTGCCCGGTTCGTGCTCCCGGAGGTCACCACCATCCAGCAGTTCAAGGAGGATATTGCCAAGCGCTTTGGCTGTGAGTCCAACCAGCTGGTCCTAGTCTTCTTCGGCCGCATCCTGAGGGACCAGGACACCCTCCGCAAGTGCGGGGTGGGCGATGGAATGACCGTTCACCTGGTTATCCGCAAGGGGGACCCTGAGGTCGCTGCCCGGGAGCTTCCTTACGGGCTCCGGGCCCCCGAATGCACCCCGGTGTCCCCTTCTCCGTCCTTCAGCCCTAGCAGCCAAGAGGCATGGTGCCAGACGGAGGAGAAAGCTCCCTCGGAGTGGCCACTGGTGCCCACCTCAGAGATGATCGTCCAGAAGGTTCGACAGGTCATTCTGGCCAACCCAGAGGTCCAGCGGCTGGCCCAGCAGGTGCCGGCCATCAGGCACATCCTCAACAACATGGGCATCATGAGGATCATCCTGAACAAGATGAAGGAGATCGTGGACATGGCCAAGGGCCACGAGGCAGCAGCACCGCCTCCACCAGACCCCAAGGGCCCCGACCAGGCCCTGGTCAGCCTCCCCAGGAACATCCCTGGCGGAGACAACCCTTTGAGGCGGCTCAACAGCGAGATCCAGGAACCAGCCCCCAACGCAGCCTTGGATCCCTTTGCTGTGTCCAGCACTTACTCCACAATGGTGCGTGATGCCCGTCCAGAGCCCTCGGGTCTGAGAGGACACCGTGCCTCCATAGAGGAGCCCCTCAGGCCCCTAGGCTTCTCCCAAAGCGCCACCAGCGTCTGCACCAACGCCAGCGATGACGCGGTCAGCCTCTTCAACACCTTCTCCAGCCCCCTCGGGCATGGCCTCCCAACGCCATCCCCCGTGGGACCCCCTCCCGGGTTTGGGCCTTACAGCACGGATAGTCTCCATCCGCCGGACCCTGCAGAGATTCCCCTGATGATTGTCCACCTCTGCAATGCCTATACCAAGCGCATGATGTTCTCCCTGATGCAGGACGCCTTGCTGGCCTCGGAAGGGGCTCGTGGGGCCGACCCGGAGCACGTCCGGCAGCAGGAGCTGCACTTCTCCCAGCAGATGCAGAGCCCTGAGATGGTGGCCGCCATGTCCAACCCCAAGGCCATCCAGGCCTGGGTTCAGATGGAGCAGGGCCTGCAGGCACTCCTCGCCGAGGCCCCCGTCCTCATCCCCTGGTTCCTGCTGCGCCTCAAGGGCCTGGGCTACTCCACTGGAAGGGAGCCCTGGGCCAACGACCCCCGCAGCCAGACCACAGCCACCATGGAGTAG